From the genome of Gemmatimonas phototrophica, one region includes:
- a CDS encoding TolC family protein, producing the protein MHLFRPSCRRLRRPLPRAVLAAALAPVFGACAHGSLQRDVSAVDDLLRERAGVVVPSRSEFGAAIGADTVAKLLAAPLTPETAVRIALISHPALRATYAELGLARADVVQAALVANPVVTLERFTAGRFQEFGIAQSFIDLLSLPMRRRVAEAQLTGARLRVADQVFQQVVEVRHSLVEAVAAAQIREIRDRAQAAAAASATAATAIHAAGNLKDLDLVNERAAASEFQAGAIEARGESQSSRERLVRALGVSTTGAALVLPERLPDLPANDPTEDTLVALAARSRLDLAAALQDVNAAGKALGLTNRFRLLPDGTLSFAGEGEDGGPFESGPGFSIPLPFFDRGQARMLRAQSALRAATARHEALTLSMRADVRAAHALLTAARERFDEYRSRVVPLRRRVTEEAQLQYNAMAVSVFGLLQARQGELNAGQGYIEALSDYWKARIQLERAVGTSLP; encoded by the coding sequence GTGCACCTTTTTCGACCTTCCTGCCGTCGCCTGCGTCGGCCCCTGCCCCGTGCGGTACTCGCGGCAGCGCTGGCTCCGGTCTTCGGCGCTTGCGCCCATGGCTCGCTACAGCGCGATGTTTCCGCCGTTGACGACCTGCTGCGCGAGCGCGCCGGTGTTGTGGTTCCCAGTCGTTCCGAGTTCGGAGCCGCCATTGGCGCGGACACCGTGGCGAAGCTGCTGGCCGCGCCCCTCACCCCCGAAACGGCGGTGCGCATCGCCCTGATCTCCCACCCCGCCCTGCGGGCGACGTACGCCGAGCTTGGTCTCGCGCGCGCCGACGTGGTGCAGGCGGCGCTCGTTGCCAACCCGGTGGTAACACTGGAGCGATTTACCGCGGGGCGGTTTCAGGAGTTCGGCATCGCCCAATCGTTTATCGATCTGCTGTCACTGCCGATGCGACGTCGTGTCGCCGAGGCGCAGTTGACCGGTGCCAGATTACGTGTGGCCGATCAAGTATTCCAGCAGGTGGTCGAGGTGAGACACAGTTTGGTGGAGGCGGTTGCGGCAGCGCAGATCCGCGAGATCCGTGATCGGGCGCAGGCGGCGGCAGCAGCGTCGGCGACCGCCGCCACAGCCATCCACGCCGCCGGCAACCTCAAGGATCTCGATCTCGTCAACGAACGCGCGGCCGCGTCGGAGTTCCAGGCCGGCGCCATCGAGGCCCGCGGCGAAAGTCAGTCGAGCCGGGAGCGCCTCGTGCGCGCGCTCGGCGTTTCAACAACCGGGGCGGCCCTCGTACTGCCGGAGCGGCTCCCTGACCTTCCAGCGAACGATCCCACCGAAGATACGCTCGTGGCGCTGGCGGCTCGCAGCCGACTGGATCTCGCGGCGGCGCTTCAGGATGTGAATGCGGCCGGCAAGGCGTTGGGGCTCACGAATCGCTTCCGGTTGCTCCCCGATGGTACACTCTCCTTCGCCGGAGAGGGAGAAGACGGCGGTCCATTCGAGAGTGGCCCGGGCTTCTCAATTCCGCTGCCGTTCTTCGACCGTGGGCAGGCCCGAATGCTGCGCGCACAGAGCGCACTGCGCGCCGCCACCGCCAGGCACGAGGCGCTGACCTTGTCGATGCGTGCCGATGTGCGTGCGGCGCACGCGCTGCTGACGGCGGCGCGCGAGCGATTCGATGAGTATCGGTCACGCGTGGTACCGTTGCGGCGACGTGTCACCGAAGAGGCGCAATTGCAGTACAACGCCATGGCCGTGAGCGTTTTTGGTCTGCTGCAGGCCAGACAGGGGGAACTGAACGCCGGACAAGGGTATATCGAGGCGCTCAGTGACTATTGGAAGGCACGTATCCAGTTGGAGCGTGCCGTGGGGACCAGCCTGCCATGA
- a CDS encoding copper oxidase, with product MDRRRLLTSSLGAVAGGALFGLPATASAATRTTVSHDDGTIFAPGRPGRDYTPVITPNGSTLPFKIVDGVKVFHLIAAPVEHEFAPGLQAQCWGFNGSTPGPTIEAVEGDRVRIYVTNALPAATSVHWHGIILPSGMDGVSGLSQAPIPPQSTFRYEFTLRQHGTYMYHSHRDEMTQQALGMMGMFIIHPRVAPTRRPDRDFVLLSGEWKVLPGARRPDPNEMLEFNVLTFNGKAYPGTAPLMVERNEFVRIRLGNLSAMSHHSIHIHGHTWTLVATDGGDIPQSARWPEVTQLVPVGSTRTMEFVADNPGDWSLHCHMSHHTMTQMGHNGISMLGADAEMIDKAVQPVIPSYMTMGHDGMGDMAEMGMPVPKNSTPMMGAPGPHGYIDMGGMFTVMKVRERVRPGDETSWWQAPEGTQAREATPQELQRDRITLPEFKAKPAGHAHHHPPGDES from the coding sequence ATGGACCGTCGCCGATTGCTGACATCGAGCCTCGGGGCAGTCGCGGGTGGTGCCCTGTTCGGGCTACCCGCCACGGCCTCTGCGGCCACCCGCACGACCGTCTCCCATGATGACGGGACGATCTTCGCGCCCGGACGCCCAGGACGCGACTACACGCCGGTCATCACCCCCAACGGGTCTACCTTGCCGTTCAAGATCGTGGACGGCGTGAAGGTCTTTCACCTGATCGCGGCGCCGGTCGAGCACGAGTTCGCTCCCGGGCTCCAGGCGCAGTGCTGGGGCTTCAACGGCAGTACCCCCGGTCCCACCATCGAGGCCGTCGAGGGGGACCGCGTGCGCATCTACGTGACCAACGCGCTCCCGGCCGCGACCAGTGTACACTGGCACGGCATCATCCTGCCGTCTGGTATGGACGGTGTGTCAGGGCTCAGCCAGGCACCAATTCCGCCGCAGAGCACGTTCCGATACGAGTTCACGTTGCGCCAGCACGGTACGTACATGTATCACTCGCACCGTGACGAGATGACGCAGCAGGCACTCGGCATGATGGGGATGTTCATCATCCACCCTCGAGTCGCTCCCACGCGCCGCCCGGACCGGGATTTTGTGCTCCTGTCGGGCGAGTGGAAGGTCCTCCCGGGCGCCCGTCGTCCCGACCCGAACGAGATGCTCGAGTTCAACGTGCTGACGTTCAACGGCAAGGCGTATCCCGGAACGGCGCCGCTGATGGTTGAGCGCAATGAGTTCGTACGCATCCGTCTGGGCAATTTGAGCGCCATGAGCCACCACTCCATCCACATTCACGGTCACACGTGGACACTGGTGGCGACTGACGGAGGAGATATTCCGCAGTCCGCCCGCTGGCCGGAGGTAACCCAGCTGGTGCCGGTCGGCAGCACGCGCACCATGGAGTTCGTGGCTGACAATCCCGGTGACTGGTCGCTGCATTGCCACATGTCGCATCACACCATGACGCAGATGGGACACAACGGCATCAGCATGCTCGGCGCCGACGCGGAGATGATCGACAAGGCCGTGCAGCCGGTTATCCCGTCGTACATGACCATGGGACACGACGGCATGGGGGATATGGCCGAGATGGGGATGCCGGTGCCGAAGAACAGCACGCCCATGATGGGCGCCCCCGGTCCCCATGGCTATATCGATATGGGTGGCATGTTCACGGTGATGAAGGTGCGCGAACGTGTGCGTCCGGGCGACGAGACATCGTGGTGGCAGGCGCCGGAAGGGACGCAGGCGCGCGAAGCCACGCCGCAGGAACTGCAGCGCGACCGCATAACGCTGCCGGAGTTCAAGGCAAAGCCGGCGGGACACGCGCATCATCATCCACCCGGAGACGAGTCGTGA
- a CDS encoding BlaI/MecI/CopY family transcriptional regulator, translating to MSARKAPLPKMGDAVRLSAEGVAKVLGDLEARLLTVVWQLDMPATARTVHEMIIDEHEVALLTVVTVLNKLVEKRILTRRKIGGLLHYAAAISAADFHDVASRRMVEGVIDFAPERLAACFVDVLAERDPAQLDHLAALVEEARRRRG from the coding sequence GTGAGCGCGCGCAAAGCTCCGCTCCCGAAGATGGGTGATGCGGTGCGACTTTCCGCTGAGGGAGTGGCGAAGGTGCTCGGTGATCTCGAGGCCAGGCTGCTCACCGTTGTCTGGCAGCTGGATATGCCGGCGACGGCGCGCACCGTGCACGAGATGATCATCGACGAGCACGAGGTCGCGCTGCTCACGGTGGTCACTGTGTTGAACAAGCTCGTGGAGAAGCGCATCCTCACGCGCCGGAAAATTGGCGGGTTGCTGCACTATGCCGCCGCCATTTCGGCCGCCGATTTCCATGATGTCGCATCCCGGCGAATGGTGGAAGGCGTCATCGACTTTGCACCCGAGCGACTCGCCGCGTGCTTTGTGGACGTGCTGGCGGAGCGCGACCCAGCGCAACTGGATCATCTCGCGGCCCTTGTCGAAGAGGCGCGCCGCCGTCGTGGTTGA
- a CDS encoding M56 family metallopeptidase, translating into MVDQRRPWLRAGTVVGERRYQRLLIIGLASILVLSLVPVIGTHLLGAAERPLSGSDHIGALCLIALHELLSPAHHLLHVLVAAGFVWAIGETAKKALHTRRVLAGLPVRRLAHAEIALATRSGLDAHEVLVIAGLPIPAFTAGPWLRPRVYVAEALMVGEDSLSTEEVVAVLAHEAAHVRRRDPMRFLALRLMARALFWVPALRAIAEDIADEAEIIADDAASAVTGPLTVASALVKLGGWKVPESSLTVVAFLRRDLLDRRVRRLVGEEYRPQGRLSGASVVVAALALTVSTLSGVVDVHDLPNAPGHPSSHQHCEHDGMFAAGHLFCRWGVAGPLVPDGVADCPHARS; encoded by the coding sequence GTGGTTGATCAACGACGGCCGTGGCTTCGGGCAGGTACCGTGGTGGGGGAGCGTCGGTATCAACGGCTCCTGATCATCGGTCTGGCGAGCATCCTCGTGCTGTCGCTCGTGCCGGTCATCGGCACGCACCTGCTCGGCGCGGCGGAACGACCGCTGTCGGGGAGCGATCACATCGGCGCCCTCTGTCTCATTGCGCTGCATGAGCTCCTGTCGCCGGCGCACCATCTGCTGCATGTGCTGGTGGCGGCAGGTTTCGTGTGGGCGATTGGGGAGACCGCGAAGAAGGCACTCCACACGCGGCGTGTCCTCGCGGGACTCCCGGTACGCCGCCTTGCGCACGCAGAAATCGCGCTCGCCACGCGGAGTGGGCTCGATGCGCATGAGGTGCTGGTGATCGCCGGACTCCCCATTCCGGCATTCACGGCTGGGCCGTGGCTGCGCCCCCGCGTCTATGTGGCCGAAGCGCTCATGGTGGGCGAGGATTCGCTGTCCACCGAAGAGGTGGTTGCCGTTCTCGCGCACGAAGCCGCGCACGTTCGCCGACGCGATCCGATGCGTTTCCTTGCGCTCCGCCTGATGGCTCGTGCGCTTTTCTGGGTCCCTGCCCTTCGCGCTATCGCGGAGGACATCGCCGATGAAGCGGAGATCATCGCGGACGACGCGGCGAGCGCGGTGACGGGCCCACTCACGGTGGCGAGCGCCCTAGTGAAACTCGGGGGGTGGAAGGTGCCGGAGTCGTCCCTCACGGTCGTCGCATTCCTCCGCCGTGACCTGCTCGACCGGCGTGTGCGGCGGCTCGTGGGCGAGGAATACCGCCCTCAGGGACGGCTGAGCGGGGCATCGGTGGTCGTGGCGGCCCTGGCGCTCACCGTGAGTACATTGTCCGGCGTGGTCGATGTGCACGATCTGCCCAACGCGCCGGGACATCCATCATCGCATCAGCATTGCGAGCACGATGGCATGTTCGCCGCGGGGCATTTGTTCTGTCGGTGGGGAGTGGCGGGGCCACTTGTCCCCGACGGTGTTGCCGATTGTCCACACGCACGCAGCTGA
- the copC gene encoding copper homeostasis periplasmic binding protein CopC: MSLRRAFTRSLLLVAALPVLATATVLPHAKLKSSLPAAGSTVSAPKELRLTFSEKVELKIAKVTLLRGTEEMAALGDVSADAQTPETVLVPVTKPLVAGSYTVKYRVAGPDGHPMGGSFVFSVK, encoded by the coding sequence ATGTCCCTCCGTCGCGCATTCACGCGGTCACTGTTGCTTGTCGCCGCCCTCCCTGTCCTGGCGACAGCAACCGTCCTTCCGCACGCGAAATTGAAAAGTTCACTGCCCGCTGCTGGCAGCACGGTGAGCGCCCCCAAAGAACTTCGTCTCACGTTCTCGGAAAAGGTCGAGCTCAAAATTGCCAAGGTGACGTTGCTCCGCGGCACAGAAGAGATGGCCGCCTTGGGTGACGTGTCGGCCGACGCGCAGACCCCAGAGACGGTGCTGGTCCCGGTAACCAAGCCGTTAGTCGCGGGATCGTACACGGTGAAGTACCGTGTGGCCGGTCCAGACGGTCACCCGATGGGCGGCTCGTTTGTGTTCAGCGTGAAATAA